The genomic interval CAGGGCCATCCGCGCCGGTTCAGATCGGCGTTCAGCTCGTCGATCGTGAGCGGGTTCGGAAGGTCGCGCTTGTTGTACTGGAGGATCACCGGGATCTTGTCGAGAGAGAGCTGGTACTCGGAGAGGTTCTGCTCGAGGTTCGCGAGACTCTCGATGTTCGCCTGCCGAAGCGCCGGATCGGAATCCGCCACGAAGATGATCGCGTCGGTCCCCTTGAGGACGAGCTTCCGAGTCGCGTTGTAGTGAACCTGACCGGGCACCGTGTAGAGAAGGAAGCGCGTCCGGAAGCCGCGGATCTCGCCCGCGTTCACCGGAAGAAAGTCGAAGAAGAGGGTCCGATCGCTTCTCGTCTTCATCGAGACCATCTTCCCGCGCCGGTTCTCCGGAACCTGGCCGTAGATCCGCTCGAGGTTCGTGGTCTTTCCGGAAAGCCCCGGGCCGTAGTAGACGATCTTCGCGTTGATCTCTTTGCCGCTGTAGTTGAACACGACCATGGTCTTTGCCTCCGATCCGGTACGGCGTGAACTTTGCAGGTCTTGCGTGCGGATAGGGGGCAAGAGACGTGCCACGCAGGCTCCGGAGAAGGCCCGGAGCGGAGGCCATAACTTGTTGAAAATAAGCAGGTTTCGGCGTCCGGTCCGCGGGAGGGCGGCCCGCCGGGCGCGGGCGCGGCGGTCCGCTTGCGAAACGCACCTCCTCGCCGTGCATTCTGCGCGCCTCGCCGCCACGTCGCTCGTGTTCCTCGCGCTCCTCGCGGCGTCCGCGACGAGCGAGAGGATCCGCGAGGTCGGCCCCCTCGAGGATTCCGAAGGAACGCCCCCGCCTCCCCGCATTCTGTGGAAGTCGGGCGCCGCCGATGTCGCGCCGCAGGCCGATCCTTCTCTCGAAGCGCGGCGCCTTCTCGCGGAGGGGAAGACGCGCGTTCTTCTGCAGCTCCGCGAGAAGCCGGACCGGGACACGCTCCTGGCGGCCGGGATCGAGATCCTCCGCTATCTCCCGAGCGACACATGGATCGTTCGCCTGTCGGAGCCGATCGACTGGACGGCGTTCGGCACGATCGTCCGTTGGGCGGGAGAGATCCCCGCGGAGAGGAAGATCGCGCCCCCGCTCGCGGAGGAGGGGGCGGCGAAGAGCGCGGGAGCGGTTCCCCTTCGCGTCCGCTTCCACGACGACGTCGATGTCGAGGAAGCCGCCGCGATCCTTCGCGCCGCGGGCGCCTCGATGCTTGAAGCACGAACGATCGTCCGCGTGTTCGAGGCGATCCTCCCGGCTCCGGCGGTCGAGGATCTCGCCGCGCGGGACGAGGTCCTCTGGATCGCTCCCCCGCTTCCGCCGCCCGTTCCGGCGAACGACGGAATCCGCCAGAGCGCGAACATCGACTCCGTCCACGCCGCTCCTTACCTTCTCACGGGGAGCGGCGCGAAAGCGGGCATCTGGGACGGGGGCCGCGTGGACGCGCACGACGACTTCTCGGGACGCCTCACGATCGCCGACGGCGGCTCGCCGGTTTCCGATCATGCCACCCACGTCGCGGGAACGCTCGCCGGATCGGGCGCGCGGAGCGCCCCGTACGGCGGCTTGCCCCTCCAGTGGCGGGGAGCTGCTCCTCAAGGTTTCATCTATTCATACGATTATTATGGGGACGTCCCGGCCGAGTTCGGCGCGGCGATCGGCGCGCACGGCATCGACCTCTCCTCGAACTCGTGGGTTCTCGACGTGGACCAGGCCAGGTGGGGGAACTGCTATCTCTACGGCGACTACGACGGGTACGCCCCCGAGTTCGACGAGATCGTCGCGGGCTACTTCGGAAAGCCGATCGTCCTCGTGATCGCCGCCGGCAACGAACGAAACGACGGGGACTGCGGGATCGACGCGCGGAGCGGCTACGCGTGCATGCCGCCGCCTGCGACCGCGAAGAACGCGATCACCGTCGGGGCGATCCACACGAACAACTCGGCGATGACCTCCTTCTCGAGCTACGGCCCGACCGACGACGGGCGCGTGAAGCCGGACCTCGTCGCGGGCGGCTGCCAATCGACCTACGACTACTCGATCTGGTCCACGTGGCCGGGGAACGGGTACGGCGCGACGTTCTACTGCGGCACCTCGATGGCGGCGCCCGCGGTCGCGGGGACCGCGCTTCTTCTTTTCGAGGCGTGGCGGAGCGAGGCCGCCGCGCATCCGGGCGCGCTCTCGGGCGCCCCCTTCCCCTCGACGATCAAGGCGCTTCTTCTCGGATCCGCGGACGATCTCGGCAACGCGGGGCCCGACTTTCGCTTCGGCTACGGGCGGATGAACGCGAAGCGCGCGGTCGATTTCATTCGGACCTCAACGATCGTTCAGGATAGCCTCGCGGACGGCGAGGTTCGGACATGGACCTTCCCCGTCCCCGCCGGCCTTCCCTCGATCCGGGTCACGCTCGCGTGGGACGATCCGGCGGGGGTTCCGCTCGCCGCGCGCGCGCTCGTGAACGATCTCGACCTCGCGCTTCTCTCCCCCGGCGGATCGACCTTCTACCCGTACGTTCTCGATCCGGGGAACCCGGCGGCCGCCGCGACGA from Candidatus Eisenbacteria bacterium carries:
- a CDS encoding S8 family serine peptidase — its product is MHSARLAATSLVFLALLAASATSERIREVGPLEDSEGTPPPPRILWKSGAADVAPQADPSLEARRLLAEGKTRVLLQLREKPDRDTLLAAGIEILRYLPSDTWIVRLSEPIDWTAFGTIVRWAGEIPAERKIAPPLAEEGAAKSAGAVPLRVRFHDDVDVEEAAAILRAAGASMLEARTIVRVFEAILPAPAVEDLAARDEVLWIAPPLPPPVPANDGIRQSANIDSVHAAPYLLTGSGAKAGIWDGGRVDAHDDFSGRLTIADGGSPVSDHATHVAGTLAGSGARSAPYGGLPLQWRGAAPQGFIYSYDYYGDVPAEFGAAIGAHGIDLSSNSWVLDVDQARWGNCYLYGDYDGYAPEFDEIVAGYFGKPIVLVIAAGNERNDGDCGIDARSGYACMPPPATAKNAITVGAIHTNNSAMTSFSSYGPTDDGRVKPDLVAGGCQSTYDYSIWSTWPGNGYGATFYCGTSMAAPAVAGTALLLFEAWRSEAAAHPGALSGAPFPSTIKALLLGSADDLGNAGPDFRFGYGRMNAKRAVDFIRTSTIVQDSLADGEVRTWTFPVPAGLPSIRVTLAWDDPAGVPLAARALVNDLDLALLSPGGSTFYPYVLDPGNPAAAATNGADHRNNVEQVAVLSPQAGIWTARVAGTDVPVGARQRFSLAGIDARAPAAPRSFGASGLSDSSIALSWSAPSEPDAVGILLVRSTASLSWTPIAGTIYTAGENLGGGVVVVAETAGTSLDDSGLPSCTRFHYRAFAFDRNRNYSSPSSASSLTTGTCTAVPLGGGVPSAVRLHGARPNPFNATTRIRFDLPTSGSARLA